A genomic segment from Perca flavescens isolate YP-PL-M2 chromosome 13, PFLA_1.0, whole genome shotgun sequence encodes:
- the sod1 gene encoding superoxide dismutase [Cu-Zn], giving the protein MVVKAVCVLKGAGETSGTVYFEQEEGSSPVKLTGEIKGLTPGEHGFHVHAFGDNTNGCISAGPHFNPYNKTHAGPKDKERHVGDLGNVTAGGDNVAKIEITDSIITLTGPDSIIGRTMVIHEKADDLGKGGNDESLKTGNAGGRLACGVIGIAQ; this is encoded by the exons ATGGTTGTAAAAGCTGTCTGTGTGTTGAAAGGAGCTGGAGAGACCAGCGGGACCGTTTATTTTGAGCAGGAG GAGGGTTCATCCCCTGTAAAGCTGACCGGAGAAATCAAAGGCCTTACTCCTGGTGAGCATGGTTTCCATGTCCATGCTTTTGGGGACAATACAAACG GGTGCATCAGTGCAGGCCCTCACTTCAATCCCTACAACAAGACTCATGCTGGTCCTAAGGATAAAGAGAG gCATGTAGGAGACTTGGGCAATGTGACTGCAGGAGGAGATAATGTTGCCAAGATAGAAATCACGGACAGTATAATCACCCTCACTGGCCCAGACTCGATCATTGGCAGAACCATGGTG ATCCATGAGAAGGCCGATGACCTGGGAAAAGGAGGCAATGATGAAAGTCTAAAGACGGGCAATGCTGGTGGACGTCTGGCTTGTGGTGTCATTGGTATCGCCCAGTGA
- the scaf4a gene encoding splicing factor, arginine/serine-rich 15 isoform X2 yields MDSKPPISRAKMISITKSAIKAMKLYKHVVQIVEKFIKKCKPEYKVAGLYVVDSIVRQSRHQFGSDKDVFGPRFTKNITGTFENLCLCPVEDRSKIVRVLNLWQKNGVFKIEVIQPLLDMAAGSSSAAAPYTGSDDPGSSPPPAKEPVTAVTANSTTASAAQLQNSDAFAAVAQLFQSTQGQQLQQMLQNFQQQPVKSDTNPQPPVHTSQTQAQNITTGLGTVTPQPPLPTQTAQQKAAFDKKLLDRFDYDDEPEIGEEMSSQASFMQQPPAFPQHMEHFKPSMMNVLQGLSQQVPLPPNGQLQAYGLPPGQSFPVMMPPMGHALPGQTLPGSTGPPGFSGVYPAHNAAQQQQDLSMDMDRSSMRDGRHGRRSHSGSRSPKRRRSRSNSRTRRSRHRRSRSRSRDRRHHSPRSRSLERKEREKERERRQKGLPPPKSETLSICSTTLWVGQLDKRTQQQDVACLLEEFGQIESINMIPPRGCAYIVMIHRQDAFRALQKLSRGSHKVNQKAIKIAWALNKGIKPDFKQYWDVELGVTYIPWSKIREAQLEELKEGGILDVDTLSPEWSGVRKTIGHLEELNHNGRSEPQQPEETQVLPGAAAAAPPAQVPLMQQPMVGVGSLQPPVFPGPIGMPLPSFPPGVPPPPFIRPGFNPMQMPPGFPPPGTMPLGPPPPSKGGVEDPPLDPAGLGNRKNDEVLEGPNIFSNQMGPMGNQLGGPLGSLQGGPPGNLQPPSGGLLGARPGIIPLQRPPVPPPPHMQRFPPPHGPRPPHPNMPPMPPQMMPRGPHPQMMQHDPPPPKGGFGMLPPHNMRAPFPPHGHGPPPQGPPPPFIRPGGPRGPEGPEEMDGRPFRGDRPGFRDREPERDRDWDRDRERDRDRGFGGGRRPFGDGGRGGGGDRMDGRDRLGGWQEDGGDHRGGGWDRDRDRDRDRRDWRERRNSLDSDRERGRADNGERERGRGEGGERGRVEGGSRERGRGAEGKEVGDRPRRSERRERTTRWDRDDRLAELENLDRFQTSNSTEQPPVTPVVTMETSKEPSVEASEKKAESELLAPSPEVKTAAEEPMTSEPSPSAQSEPTETKEEAAAS; encoded by the exons atggactccaagCCCCCAATCTCTCGGGCAAAGATGATCTCCATCACCAAATCGGCCATCAAAGCTATGAAA CTCTACAAACATGTGGTCCAGATTGTGGAAAAGTTTATCAAAAAG TGTAAGCCTGAGTACAAGGTAGCAGGCCTGTATGTGGTGGATTCTATTGTTAGGCAGTCCAGACACCAGTTTGGATCAGATAAGGATGTGTTTGGCCCAAGGTTCACCAAAAACATTACAGGAACCTTTGAGAACCTCTGCCTTTGCCCAGTAGAGGACAGG AGTAAGATTGTGCGGGTGTTGAACCTGTGGCAGAAGAATGGGGTGTTCAAGATTGAGGTTATTCAGCCCCTCCTCGACATGGCAGCTGGCTCTAGCAGTGCTGCTGCACCCTACACAGGCTCAGATGATCCAG GTTCTTCCCCACCTCCAGCCAAAGAGCCAGTTACTGCGGTAACGGCAAACTCCACCACGGCATCTGCTGCTCAGCTGCAAAACTCTGATGCCTTTGCTGCTGTCGCACAGCTCTTTCAGTCCACACAGGGTcaacag CTTCAGCAGATGCTCCAGAACTTTCAGCAGCAGCCAGTGAAGTCTGACACCAACCCTCAGCCTCCTGTCCATACCAGTCAAACACAGGCCCAAAACATAACCACTGGCCTGGGCACGGTCACCCCGCAACCGCCTCTGCCCACCCAAACCGCCCAGCAGAAGGCAGCGTTTGACAAG AAATTGCTGGACCGTTTTGACTATGATGATGAACCAGAAATTGGAGAAGAAATGTCATCACAGGCCTCCTT TATGCAACAGCCTCCAGCCTTCCCACAGCACATGGAGCACTTTAAACCGTCGATGATGAACGTGTTGCAAGGCCTCTCGCAACAG GTTCCTCTCCCTCCTAACGGCCAGCTTCAGGCCTATGGCTTACCGCCAGGACAAAGCTTCCCAGTTATGATGCCTCCTATGGGGCATGCTTTGCCAGGGCAGACCCTCCCTGGTTCTACTGGGCCTCCAGGCTTCTCAGGGGTATACCCAGCCCACAATGCAGCCCAGCAACAACAG GATTTGTCAATGGATATGGACCGTTCATCTATGAGGGATGGCAGACATGGTCGACGATCACACTCAGGCTCCAG gtCTCCAAAGCGGAGGAGGTCCAGGTCTAATTCCCGTACACGGCGATCCAGGCACAGGCGATCGCGCTCGCGCTCCAGAGACCGGCGTCATCACTCCCCACGCTCTCGCTCGCTGGAGcgcaaggagagagagaaggagagagagcgaCGGCAGAAAGGCCTTCCGCCACCCAAGAGCGAGACACTAAGCA TTTGCAGTACAACTCTCTGGGTGGGCCAGTTGGATAAGAGAACTCAACAGCAAGACGTTGCCTGTTTACTGGAGGAGTTTGGGCAGATAGAGTCCATCAAT ATGATCCCTCCACGCGGCTGTGCCTATATTGTCATGATACATAGGCAAGATGCCTTCAGGGCTCTACAGAAGCTTAGTAGAGGATCTCACAAAGTGAACCAGAAAGCAATCAAG ATTGCTTGGGCTTTGAACAAGGGCATAAAGCCTGACTTTAAACAGTACTGGGATGTGGAGCTGGGTGTCACCTACATACCTTGGTCTAAAATCAGAGAGGCTCAATTGGAGGAGCTCAAAGAAGGAGGAATACTGGATGTGGACACCTTATCACCAG AGTGGAGTGGAGTGAGAAAGACTATTGGCCACCTGGAGGAACTCAACCACAACGGCCGTTCGGAGCCACAGCAGCCTGAGGAAACACAAGTATTACCTggggctgctgcagctgctcctCCTGCTCAG GTTCCTCTGATGCAGCAGCCAATGGTTGGTGTGGGTTCTCTCCAGCCTCCTGTTTTTCCTGGTCCCATAGGCATGCCTCTGCCTTCCTTCCCCCCAGGcgtcccccctcctcctttcatCAGACCTGGCTTCAACCCCATGCAGATGCCTCCAG GTTTTCCTCCCCCAGGTACCATGCCTCTTGGTCCCCCACCTCCCTCCAAAGGTGGAGTTGAAGACCCGCCTCTGGACCCAGCGGGTCTGGGCAACAGGAAAAATGACGAGGTCCTGGAGGGTCCCAACATCTTCAGCAATCAGATGGGGCCTATGG GTAACCAGTTAGGTGGACCGCTGGGTTCTCTCCAAGGTGGTCCTCCAGGAAACCTCCAACCCCCTTCTGGTGGTCTGCTTGGCGCACGGCCTGGTATAATCCCACTCCAGCGTCCTCCGGTTCCCCCACCACCACACATGCAGCGCTTCCCTCCCCCCCACGGGCCACGACCCCCTCACCCCAACATGCCACCTATGCCACCACAGATGATGCCCAGAGGGCCGCACCCTCAAATGATGCAACATGACCCCCCTCCACCTAAAGGAGGCTTTGGGATGCTCCCTCCTCATAATATGAGAGCTCCTTTCCCTCCACATGGGCATGGCCCTCCTCCTCaaggtcctcctcctccttttatCAGACCAGGGGGGCCTCGTGGTCCAGAGGGGCCGGAAGAAATGGATGGCAGACCATTCAGGGGAGACAGGCCTGGATTCAGGGACAGAGAGCCAGAGAGGGACAGGGACTGGGATCGagatagggagagagacagggaccGAGGTTTTGGAGGTGGAAGGCGTCCATTTGGTGATGGAGGGAGGGGTGGAGGTGGTGATAGAATGGATGGGAGGGACCGGCTCGGAGGCTGGCAGGAAGATGGAGGAGATCACAGGGGAGGAGGATGGGATAGAGACAGAGATCGGGACAGAGACAGACGGGACTGGAGGGAGAGGCGAAACAGCCTGGATAGCGACAGGGAGCGAGGGAGGGCTGATAATGGGGAGAGGGAgcgagggaggggagagggaggagagagaggacggGTAGAAGGTGGGAGtcgagaaagagggagaggagctgAAGGAAAAGAAGTGGGGGACAGGCCAAGGCGGTCAGAACGGCGAGAGAGGACCACGCGTTGGGACAGGGATGATCGATTGGCCGAACTGGAAAACCTGGACAGATTTCAGACCTCTAACAGCACAGAGCAACCTCCTGTGACTCCTGTGGTTACTATGGAAACCAGTAAAGAACCAAGTGTGGAAGCTTCTGAAAAGAAGGCTGAGTCTGAACTTTTAGCTCCGTCCCCAGAGGTAAAAACTGCTGCAGAAGAACCGATGACCTCTGAGCCCTCACCTTCAGCTCAAAGTGAGCCCACAGAAACAAAAGAGGAAGCAGCAGCATCATAG
- the scaf4a gene encoding splicing factor, arginine/serine-rich 15 isoform X1, producing the protein MDAVNAFNHELFSLMDSKPPISRAKMISITKSAIKAMKLYKHVVQIVEKFIKKCKPEYKVAGLYVVDSIVRQSRHQFGSDKDVFGPRFTKNITGTFENLCLCPVEDRSKIVRVLNLWQKNGVFKIEVIQPLLDMAAGSSSAAAPYTGSDDPGSSPPPAKEPVTAVTANSTTASAAQLQNSDAFAAVAQLFQSTQGQQLQQMLQNFQQQPVKSDTNPQPPVHTSQTQAQNITTGLGTVTPQPPLPTQTAQQKAAFDKKLLDRFDYDDEPEIGEEMSSQASFMQQPPAFPQHMEHFKPSMMNVLQGLSQQVPLPPNGQLQAYGLPPGQSFPVMMPPMGHALPGQTLPGSTGPPGFSGVYPAHNAAQQQQDLSMDMDRSSMRDGRHGRRSHSGSRSPKRRRSRSNSRTRRSRHRRSRSRSRDRRHHSPRSRSLERKEREKERERRQKGLPPPKSETLSICSTTLWVGQLDKRTQQQDVACLLEEFGQIESINMIPPRGCAYIVMIHRQDAFRALQKLSRGSHKVNQKAIKIAWALNKGIKPDFKQYWDVELGVTYIPWSKIREAQLEELKEGGILDVDTLSPEWSGVRKTIGHLEELNHNGRSEPQQPEETQVLPGAAAAAPPAQVPLMQQPMVGVGSLQPPVFPGPIGMPLPSFPPGVPPPPFIRPGFNPMQMPPGFPPPGTMPLGPPPPSKGGVEDPPLDPAGLGNRKNDEVLEGPNIFSNQMGPMGNQLGGPLGSLQGGPPGNLQPPSGGLLGARPGIIPLQRPPVPPPPHMQRFPPPHGPRPPHPNMPPMPPQMMPRGPHPQMMQHDPPPPKGGFGMLPPHNMRAPFPPHGHGPPPQGPPPPFIRPGGPRGPEGPEEMDGRPFRGDRPGFRDREPERDRDWDRDRERDRDRGFGGGRRPFGDGGRGGGGDRMDGRDRLGGWQEDGGDHRGGGWDRDRDRDRDRRDWRERRNSLDSDRERGRADNGERERGRGEGGERGRVEGGSRERGRGAEGKEVGDRPRRSERRERTTRWDRDDRLAELENLDRFQTSNSTEQPPVTPVVTMETSKEPSVEASEKKAESELLAPSPEVKTAAEEPMTSEPSPSAQSEPTETKEEAAAS; encoded by the exons ATGGATGCCGTCAACGCCTTCAACCACGAG TTgttctcattgatggactccaagCCCCCAATCTCTCGGGCAAAGATGATCTCCATCACCAAATCGGCCATCAAAGCTATGAAA CTCTACAAACATGTGGTCCAGATTGTGGAAAAGTTTATCAAAAAG TGTAAGCCTGAGTACAAGGTAGCAGGCCTGTATGTGGTGGATTCTATTGTTAGGCAGTCCAGACACCAGTTTGGATCAGATAAGGATGTGTTTGGCCCAAGGTTCACCAAAAACATTACAGGAACCTTTGAGAACCTCTGCCTTTGCCCAGTAGAGGACAGG AGTAAGATTGTGCGGGTGTTGAACCTGTGGCAGAAGAATGGGGTGTTCAAGATTGAGGTTATTCAGCCCCTCCTCGACATGGCAGCTGGCTCTAGCAGTGCTGCTGCACCCTACACAGGCTCAGATGATCCAG GTTCTTCCCCACCTCCAGCCAAAGAGCCAGTTACTGCGGTAACGGCAAACTCCACCACGGCATCTGCTGCTCAGCTGCAAAACTCTGATGCCTTTGCTGCTGTCGCACAGCTCTTTCAGTCCACACAGGGTcaacag CTTCAGCAGATGCTCCAGAACTTTCAGCAGCAGCCAGTGAAGTCTGACACCAACCCTCAGCCTCCTGTCCATACCAGTCAAACACAGGCCCAAAACATAACCACTGGCCTGGGCACGGTCACCCCGCAACCGCCTCTGCCCACCCAAACCGCCCAGCAGAAGGCAGCGTTTGACAAG AAATTGCTGGACCGTTTTGACTATGATGATGAACCAGAAATTGGAGAAGAAATGTCATCACAGGCCTCCTT TATGCAACAGCCTCCAGCCTTCCCACAGCACATGGAGCACTTTAAACCGTCGATGATGAACGTGTTGCAAGGCCTCTCGCAACAG GTTCCTCTCCCTCCTAACGGCCAGCTTCAGGCCTATGGCTTACCGCCAGGACAAAGCTTCCCAGTTATGATGCCTCCTATGGGGCATGCTTTGCCAGGGCAGACCCTCCCTGGTTCTACTGGGCCTCCAGGCTTCTCAGGGGTATACCCAGCCCACAATGCAGCCCAGCAACAACAG GATTTGTCAATGGATATGGACCGTTCATCTATGAGGGATGGCAGACATGGTCGACGATCACACTCAGGCTCCAG gtCTCCAAAGCGGAGGAGGTCCAGGTCTAATTCCCGTACACGGCGATCCAGGCACAGGCGATCGCGCTCGCGCTCCAGAGACCGGCGTCATCACTCCCCACGCTCTCGCTCGCTGGAGcgcaaggagagagagaaggagagagagcgaCGGCAGAAAGGCCTTCCGCCACCCAAGAGCGAGACACTAAGCA TTTGCAGTACAACTCTCTGGGTGGGCCAGTTGGATAAGAGAACTCAACAGCAAGACGTTGCCTGTTTACTGGAGGAGTTTGGGCAGATAGAGTCCATCAAT ATGATCCCTCCACGCGGCTGTGCCTATATTGTCATGATACATAGGCAAGATGCCTTCAGGGCTCTACAGAAGCTTAGTAGAGGATCTCACAAAGTGAACCAGAAAGCAATCAAG ATTGCTTGGGCTTTGAACAAGGGCATAAAGCCTGACTTTAAACAGTACTGGGATGTGGAGCTGGGTGTCACCTACATACCTTGGTCTAAAATCAGAGAGGCTCAATTGGAGGAGCTCAAAGAAGGAGGAATACTGGATGTGGACACCTTATCACCAG AGTGGAGTGGAGTGAGAAAGACTATTGGCCACCTGGAGGAACTCAACCACAACGGCCGTTCGGAGCCACAGCAGCCTGAGGAAACACAAGTATTACCTggggctgctgcagctgctcctCCTGCTCAG GTTCCTCTGATGCAGCAGCCAATGGTTGGTGTGGGTTCTCTCCAGCCTCCTGTTTTTCCTGGTCCCATAGGCATGCCTCTGCCTTCCTTCCCCCCAGGcgtcccccctcctcctttcatCAGACCTGGCTTCAACCCCATGCAGATGCCTCCAG GTTTTCCTCCCCCAGGTACCATGCCTCTTGGTCCCCCACCTCCCTCCAAAGGTGGAGTTGAAGACCCGCCTCTGGACCCAGCGGGTCTGGGCAACAGGAAAAATGACGAGGTCCTGGAGGGTCCCAACATCTTCAGCAATCAGATGGGGCCTATGG GTAACCAGTTAGGTGGACCGCTGGGTTCTCTCCAAGGTGGTCCTCCAGGAAACCTCCAACCCCCTTCTGGTGGTCTGCTTGGCGCACGGCCTGGTATAATCCCACTCCAGCGTCCTCCGGTTCCCCCACCACCACACATGCAGCGCTTCCCTCCCCCCCACGGGCCACGACCCCCTCACCCCAACATGCCACCTATGCCACCACAGATGATGCCCAGAGGGCCGCACCCTCAAATGATGCAACATGACCCCCCTCCACCTAAAGGAGGCTTTGGGATGCTCCCTCCTCATAATATGAGAGCTCCTTTCCCTCCACATGGGCATGGCCCTCCTCCTCaaggtcctcctcctccttttatCAGACCAGGGGGGCCTCGTGGTCCAGAGGGGCCGGAAGAAATGGATGGCAGACCATTCAGGGGAGACAGGCCTGGATTCAGGGACAGAGAGCCAGAGAGGGACAGGGACTGGGATCGagatagggagagagacagggaccGAGGTTTTGGAGGTGGAAGGCGTCCATTTGGTGATGGAGGGAGGGGTGGAGGTGGTGATAGAATGGATGGGAGGGACCGGCTCGGAGGCTGGCAGGAAGATGGAGGAGATCACAGGGGAGGAGGATGGGATAGAGACAGAGATCGGGACAGAGACAGACGGGACTGGAGGGAGAGGCGAAACAGCCTGGATAGCGACAGGGAGCGAGGGAGGGCTGATAATGGGGAGAGGGAgcgagggaggggagagggaggagagagaggacggGTAGAAGGTGGGAGtcgagaaagagggagaggagctgAAGGAAAAGAAGTGGGGGACAGGCCAAGGCGGTCAGAACGGCGAGAGAGGACCACGCGTTGGGACAGGGATGATCGATTGGCCGAACTGGAAAACCTGGACAGATTTCAGACCTCTAACAGCACAGAGCAACCTCCTGTGACTCCTGTGGTTACTATGGAAACCAGTAAAGAACCAAGTGTGGAAGCTTCTGAAAAGAAGGCTGAGTCTGAACTTTTAGCTCCGTCCCCAGAGGTAAAAACTGCTGCAGAAGAACCGATGACCTCTGAGCCCTCACCTTCAGCTCAAAGTGAGCCCACAGAAACAAAAGAGGAAGCAGCAGCATCATAG